Proteins from a genomic interval of Leifsonia shinshuensis:
- a CDS encoding NADP-dependent oxidoreductase gives MAKKTSMTVIEYDTNGDTDVLSARSRAIPAPGPGDVLVEVIAAGISHIDGFIRSGREEAWADEPFPRGSGSDFAGIVEVGDADGRFRRGDEVIGHVRQGAHATHVVVPVAALVPKPAHVPWEVAGGLFLAGVTALDILDDLRIGPGDTVVISAAAGGVGSIEAQVAKHRGAFVIGTCGERNFDYLRQLGIKPVTYGEGIERRIREFAPDGVTALIDNFGQDGRGLAEELGVPASRYRSSADRRDTELRLLQDDPASIAHATAQLGRLAQLADERAFTLLISGYYPLDEIAVAYDDLAKLHSRGKVVLGTHPVTTYRNLKARDVQEARG, from the coding sequence ATGGCCAAGAAGACTTCGATGACGGTGATCGAGTACGACACGAACGGCGACACCGACGTCCTCAGCGCGCGGTCGCGGGCGATCCCCGCTCCCGGGCCCGGTGACGTGCTCGTCGAGGTGATCGCCGCCGGCATCAGCCACATCGACGGGTTCATCCGCAGCGGTCGCGAGGAGGCCTGGGCGGACGAGCCCTTCCCGCGCGGTTCCGGGAGCGATTTCGCCGGCATCGTCGAGGTCGGCGACGCGGACGGCCGCTTCCGGCGCGGCGACGAGGTCATCGGGCACGTGCGCCAGGGTGCGCACGCCACCCATGTCGTCGTCCCCGTCGCGGCGCTGGTCCCCAAGCCGGCGCACGTCCCGTGGGAGGTCGCGGGCGGGCTCTTCCTGGCCGGCGTGACCGCGCTCGACATCCTCGACGACCTCCGCATCGGCCCGGGCGACACCGTGGTGATCTCCGCCGCCGCGGGCGGAGTCGGCAGCATCGAAGCCCAGGTGGCCAAGCACCGGGGCGCCTTCGTCATCGGCACCTGCGGGGAACGCAACTTCGACTATCTGCGGCAGCTCGGCATCAAGCCGGTGACCTACGGCGAGGGCATCGAACGCCGCATCCGCGAGTTCGCGCCCGACGGCGTGACGGCTCTGATCGACAACTTCGGTCAGGACGGCCGTGGCCTCGCGGAGGAGCTCGGCGTGCCGGCGTCACGGTACCGGTCGAGCGCCGACCGCCGCGACACCGAGCTGCGGCTGCTCCAGGACGATCCCGCCTCGATCGCGCACGCCACCGCCCAGCTCGGCCGCCTCGCCCAGCTGGCCGACGAGCGCGCGTTCACGCTGCTCATCTCCGGCTACTACCCGCTGGACGAGATCGCGGTCGCCTACGACGACCTGGCGAAGCTGCACTCGCGCGGCAAGGTCGTCCTCGGCACCCACCCGGTCACCACGTACCGCAACCTGAAGGCCCGCGACGTGCAGGAAGCGCGGGGCTGA